From the genome of Thunnus thynnus chromosome 1, fThuThy2.1, whole genome shotgun sequence, one region includes:
- the katnb1 gene encoding katanin p80 WD40 repeat-containing subunit B1, whose protein sequence is MAAASTTKISWRLQEFEAHSSSVSCLALGKSSGRLLATGGEDCRVNIWAVSKANCIMSLTGHKNPVECVQFNLSEEQVVAGSQSGSIRVWDLEAAKILRTLMGHKANITSLGFHPFGDFLASSSMDTNIKLWDVRRKGYVFRYKGHTQAVRSLAFSPDGKWLASASDDCTVKLWDLTQGKTITEFRSHTAAVNIVQFHPNEYLLASGSSDRSTKLWDLEKFSMIGSLEGDTSPVRCIFFSPDGGCLFSGATDSLRVYGWEPDRCFDVVPVGWGKVSDLAACNQQLIGVSHQLSSVSSYVVDLKRVKKSGGSVIQGIIQDNQPLTEPKDPKGTALRRNYERPTTTCSSQRVKQSSDADRRSPEGERRSPSEDEADDKNVSSAEIHNAEDYKEIFQPKNAISRTPPKMSEPFPAPPEDETVLAIGRQLRDMIAPFPDKQLTSPLASSTPVQRVEPTVVSCVKRPSAVAPAFSNPPVSDPPPAPQPPVTAAKTKPQPKIILSTRNEPIGLNVADFLPSSPNNRGGALSDEEALSQIKKGHDTMCVMLSSRHKNLQTVRAVWAREDIKSALDTAVSMNDLSIVVDILNIINLQPSLWKLDLCTTILPQIDKLLQSKYESYMQTGCTSLKLIMKHFWMLISDTLKATPSVGVDITREERHHKCRVCCKQLKNLSNMVKNKAAQVGRHGSAFKELQLLMAPLDDSL, encoded by the exons ATGGCCGCCGCCAGCACCACCAAGATCTCATGGCGACTGC AGGAGTTCGAGGCTCATTCCAGCAGCGTCTCCTGTCTGGCTCTGGGGAAAAGCTCCGGACGCCTGCTGGCCACAGGAGGAGAGGACTGCAGGGTCAACATCTGGGCTGTCAGCAAGGCCAACTGTATCATG AGTTTGACTGGTCACAAGAACCCAGTGGAGTGTGTCCAGTTCAACTTGTCAGAGGAGCAGGTCGTCGCTGGTTCACAGTCTGGATCAATACGAGTCTGGGACCTGGAGGCCGCCAAGA TTTTAAGGACTCTGATGGGACACAAAGCCAACATCACCAGTCTGGGCTTCCATCCGTTTGGAGACTTTCTGGCCTCGAGCTCCATGGACACAAACATCAAg CTCTGGGACGTGCGGAGGAAAGGATACGTGTTCAGGTACAAG GGTCACACTCAGGCGGTGAGGAGTCTGGCCTTCAGTCCTGATGGGAAGTGGTTGGCTTCAGCCAGTGACGACTGCACGGTGAAG CTGTGGGACCTGACTCAGGGGAAAACCATCACAGAGTTCAGATCTCACACCGCGGCCGTCAACATCGTCCAGTTTCACCCCAACGAGTACCTGCTGGCGTCCGGCAGCTCCGACAG ATCCACTAAGCTTTGGGATCTGGAGAAGTTTTCCATGATCGGATCGCTGGAGGGAGACACCAGTCCCGTCAG GTGTATATTTTTCAGCCCGGATGGCGGCTGTCTGTTCAGCGGAGCCACAGACTCGCTGCGGGTTTACGGCTGGGAGCCCGACCGCTGCTTCGACGTGGTGCCGGTGGGCTGGGGCAAAGTGTCCGACCTGGCGGCCTGCAACCAGCAGCTG ATCGGAGTGTCTCACCAGCTCTCCAGCGTCTCGTCCTACGTGGTGGATCTGAAGAGGGTGAAGAAGAGCGGCGGCTCTGTGATCCAGGGAATCATCCAGGACAACCAGCCGCTCACAGAGCCAAAGGATCCCAAAGGAACCGCGCTGCGCAGGAACTACGAGCGACCCACAACCACCTGCAGCTCGCAGAG ggtgaAGCAGAGTTCAGACGCTGATAGGCGGAGCCCCGAAGGCGAGAGGCGGAGCCCCAGCGAGGACGAAGCGGACGATAAAAACGTGTCTTCAGCCGAGATCCACAACGCTGAAGACTACAAGGAGATCTTCCAGCCGAAGAACGCCATCT CTCGTACTCCTCCCAAGATGTCGGAGCCTTTCCCTGCTCCTCCAGAGGACG aaACCGTTTTGGCGATCGGCCGTCAGCTGAGGGACATGATAGCTCCTTTTCCCGACAAGCAGCTG acTTCTCCGCTGGCCTCGTCCACACCTGTCCAGAGGGTGGAGCCTACGGTGGTCTCCTGTGTGAAGCGCCCCTCAGCCGTGGCCCCGGCGTTCTCCAACCCCCCCGTCTCTGACCCGCCGCCGGCCCCTCAGCCTCCCGTCACCGCCGCCAAGACCAAACCACAACCCAAGATCATCCTCAGCACCAGGAACGAGCCCATCGGACTGAACGTGGCCGACTTCCTGCCT TCGTCACCCAACAACAGAGGCGGAGCTCTGAGCGACGAGGAGGCTCTGTCTCAGATCAAGAAAGGTCACGACACCATGTGCGTGATGCTGAGCAGCCGACACAAGAACCTGCAGACGGTCCGAGCCGTTTGGGCCCGCGAGGACATCAAG AGCGCTCTGGACACCGCCGTCTCCATGAATGACCTTTCTATTGTTGTGGACATCCTCAACATCATCAACCTCCAGCC GTCTCTGTGGAAACTGGATCTGTGTACGACGATTCTTCCTCAGATCGACAAACTGCTGCAGAGTAAATACGAGAG CTACATGCAGACCGGCTGCACGTCTCTGAAGCTCATCATGAAACATTTCTGGATGCTGATCTCAGACACGCTGAAGGCGACGCCGTCTGTCGGAGTCGACATCACACGAGAGGAGCG acaCCACAAGTGCAGAGTTTGCTGCAAGCAGCTGAAGAACCTGAGCAACATGGTGAAGAACAAGGCGGCGCAGGTCGGTCGCCACGGCAGCGCCTTCAAAGAGCTGCAGCTGCTCATGGCGCCGCTCGACGACTCACTCTGA